AAATACCTCTCTGCTTGATTTAGCAAAGAGGTTTGTCTTCAATCTGAAATAAAAAAATCCTGCTTTGCAGGATTTTTTTATTATATTTTTGTATTTTGTGATTAAAAATGACTATGTTACAAAATTTTGAATTTAAAAAGTCAAGTGTTACTTTTTTGTGTTTTTATGGTATAATAAATAATGAAAATAAAAAATACCTAAGGGGGGTATAGGGGCCGCCGCATTGGTAATCCATGCCGTGCGGCTCTTTTTTATTTTATTTTCTTTTTTTCTTTCTTTTTATTTTAACTTTTGCATTAGGAAATGTTTGTTTCAATTTCTTTTCGATATTGTCTTCATCTTTTTCAACGATTTCAAAATCTATTTCAGCTGTTAATTTATTTGCGTTTATAACTTTAGCATTTAATTTATCTCCAAGCCTATATATCTTTTTAGTTTTTTCTCCAATCAAAACATTTTGTTTTTCATTATATACATAATAATCATCCATTGAAGAAACATGTATAAGTCCCTGTATAAATTTTTCTGGTATTTCAACAAACATACCAAATTTCATTATATTTGTTATATAAACCTCAAATGTTTTACCTAAATGATTTGTTATATATTCAACTTTTTTCATATCATTCAAATCCCATTCGGCTTCATTAGCAACTCTTTCTCTTTTAGAACTATGGGAAGCTATTTCTGGAAGTAATTTAGAATATTTTTCAATTTCTTTACTTTTTAGAGTACCTTTATTTTTTAAATATTTTTTTAATAGCCTATGTACAATTAAATCCGGATATCTTCTTATTGGGGATGTAAAGTGTGTATAATTTTGTGATGCTAATCCAAAATGTCCAACATTTAAATCAGAATATACTGCTCTTTTTAAAGATCTTACAAGCAATTTTTGAATGCTTTTTCTTAGTGGATGATCCTTTAAATGTTCCAACATATCCTGCAATAATTTAGGATGTATGTTTTTAGGAAATTTATATCTCAATCCCACTATTTCTAAGTAATTTTTAAGTTGTAATAACATATCAGGGTCAGGTTCTTCGTGAATCCTATAAATAAAAGGTAATCCCTGAGAATCGAATATGGAAGCAATTGTTTCATTAGCTTTTATCATAAATTCTTCTATTATAACTTCTGATATACCTCTTTCAACAGGAATAATATCTTCGACATTACCTTTTTCATCAAAAATAAATTTAACCTCTCCACCTTCTATGTCTAAAATAGCACCTCTTCTTCTTCTGTTTTCTCTTATAATTTCCATTAATTCTTTCATTAATTCCAAGTTTGGTCTTAACCATCCAATTTCTTTTTCGAGTTCAGAGTCAGCATCATTATTTAATATTTTATTCACCTTATTATATGTTAATCTTTTTTTACTATTAATAATGCCATTATATACATCAAAATTAACAACTTCTCCATCCTTATCTATCTCCATTAACAAAGACATAGTTAATCTATCTTCACCTTCAACCAGAGAACAGATCCAATCAGATAGTTCATGAGGTAGCATAGGTATAACTGTATCTATTAAATAAATACTTGTACCTCTTTTAAATGCCTCTTTGTCTAAATTAGACCCTTCTTTTACATAATTTGAAACATCAGCAATGTGAACACCTAATAGATAATTTCCGTTGTCTAATTTTTTCACCTGAACAGCATCATCGAAATCTTTTGCATTATCACCGTCAATAGTTACGATTAATTCGTCCCTGAAATCTTTTCTTCCTTTTAAATCTTTTTTCTGAATTGTCTTAGGTATAGATAAAGCTTCTTTCATAACATTTTCAGGAAATACACCAGGTTCTGGTAGATCGTGTTTTATTATTACAATAGGTAGATCAACCTTTGGGTCATTAACATTTCCTATAATTTTAGTTATCTTTACTTCAGGGTTTTTTCTTGTATATTTTATTATTTTAGCTTCAACTATTTGTCCCGGTTTGGCTTTATTGAAATTTTCAGGTGAAACATAAAAATCTGTATTTATTTTTTGATCAATTGGCAAGACAAAGCCAAATAACTTTTTTTGTTCAAAGATACCAACAATTTTTGTAATATTCCTTTTTAATACTCTTAAAACTTTTCCTTTTGGCAAATCACGCCATGACCCTACTATTTCTATTAATACCAGATCTTTATGCATAGCATTTTTTGTATTTTCTAAAGTAATGGCAATCTCTTCTCCTTTTTTTGTAGTTACAAATGCCATACTTCCACGTCGGGTAAATTCTATAATACCGATTTTCATATTATTTCCAACAATGCAAAACCTATTTTTTGAATTTTTATAGACTTCTCCTTCTTCCTGCAAATCTTTCAATATATTTCGTATTTCTTTTTTTTCATTTTTATTTTTAGCTTTTAATTTATCATATAATTCTTTTTGTAAGAGTGGTTTGTTTTTTATTAGTTTTAAAATTTTGTTTTTTAAATTTTCTTTCATGCTTTCTCCTCCGTATTATCAATAGCACACCTGCGGTGTTACACGCTTACAACGGTTTTTTGGATTAAAAATTGTATTTTTCAAAAATAAAAAATTCTTAAATAGTACGCCGTAATTATTTAACTTGCGGTGGGCTATTGGTTTAAAATTCTTGTTTTCTATCTGAATGAATTTAACTTTTTAGACATAGTAATAATTAGTAAGAATCACTATGAATGCTATCTTTTTCGTAAAATAAGGTTACTTTTGGATCAAACATTAATTTAATAGTACCAACTGGTCCGTTTCTTTGTTTGCCTATAATTAATTCCGATTCATGGGGATGATTTAGTATTAGATTTTCGTTATTTTTATCTTTTTTGTCACTTTCTTTTTTTCGTTTGTAGTAAGCATCTCTATATAAAAACATAACCATATCAGCATCCTGTTCTATAGCGCCAGATTCTCTTAAATCACTTAATCGCGGTCTTTTATCTTCTCTTTGTTCAACAGCACGAGATAATTGTGATAGAGCAACAATAACAACATTTAATTCTCTCGCTAATAGTTTTAATGAACGTGATATTTCTGAAATTTCCTGTTGTCTGCTTTCAGAACCTCTATTTTTAGATGACATTAACTGCAAGTAGTCAATAAAAATAGCTTCAATTCCATATTCTCTTTTCATTCTACGAGCTTTTGCACGTAATGTTCTAGGATCCAATCCAGGTTCATCGTCAACAACAATTTTTGATTGTGAAAGTTTATGTGCAGCATTTACCAATTTGTCCCAATCATCATTGTTTAACATGCCAGTTCTAACCTTTTGCAAATCTACTTCTGCTTCTGCGCATAAAATTCTTTGAACTAATTGTTCTTTTGACATTTCCAGATTGAACATTGCTATGGGTATTTTATACTTTATAGCAAGGTTACTGGCAACATTCAAAGCAAATGCTGTTTTACCCATGGAAGGTCTTGCAGCAATAATTATTAAATCAGATCTATGAAAACCAGATGTTAATCTATCCAGAGAAATAAAACCAGTAGGTAGTCCAGTAACAAGAGCATTTGGTTCAATAGATGCCCTTTTTTTTAATTCATCTAATTTCTCAAAAACATCATGAACAATATTAGGAACTGAATCATATGTTCTTGTTGCACGAGATTCGGCTATTTCAAATATTTTTTTTTCTGCAAAATCTAAAATTTCCTCAGCTTCACCAATAGTTCTTGTAGCTTCAACAATTTCAGAACTAACACTTACAAGACTTCTAAGAAGTGATTTATCTTTTACAATTTTAGCATAATACAATACATTCGCAGGAGTGGGAACCACTTCTGCTAAATATATAAGTTTATCTTCCCCACCAGCTTTTTCAAGAAGATTAGCATTTCGTAAATTCTCCATAACTGAAATAGCATCAACAGGAAGTCCTCTATCAAATAAATCTTCTATTATTTTAAAAATAATTTGATATTGTTGATTATAAAAATCATTAGATCTAATTTCTTCCAATACATCAGGTAAAACTTGAGGATCTAAAAATATACTTCCCAATAGAGCTTCTTCTGCTTCTGTATTATGTGGTGGAGTTAATTCTTTATTCAATGTTAATACCTCCTTTTACTATGCATGATATAATTATAATACTTTAATGTAAAAATTCAAAGGATGTGTGGAGGTAAAAAAATGTGGGCAAATATTTTTTTCTTTTTAGGAGTAATCTTTACGCTAAATGGAATATATTTGTTTAATTCTTCTGTAAAAGAAACAAGAAAGGGATACATGAAAAACGAAGATAAAATAAGAAAAAACGATAAACATGCATTAATCTCTCTTGGTATTGGAATTATTTTTTTTATTATCACTTCACTATTTTAACATATTTTTATTTCTCTAATAATAAAATTTAGATATAATTCATCCGGCGGTCGCGGCACCCGCCTTAACAAAACAAGGAGGTGTTATAATGAAAACTAAAAACATGGTATTGGCAGGTGTTGTAGCAGCATTATATGTAGCATTAACGGTTTTATTACAACCCATTAGCTATGGACCGATGCAGGTTAGGGTTTCAGAAGCGTTAACGGTTTTGCCATTTTTGAATCCAGTATTTATTCCAGCATTATATATCGGCGCTATGCTGGCTAATGTGTTTGGAGGATTTGGGGCTATTGATATCTTTTTAGGTAGTGCGTTAACATTATTTGCAGCATATTTAACTTATAAAATGCCAAATAAATATTTAGCTCCTTTACCTCCAGTTATAGTTAATGCTTTTGGAGTTTCGGCATATGTTGCTCCTCTTGCCAATGTTCCGTATTGGCCAACAGTATTTTGGATTGGTATTGGCGAATTTATTGCCTGCTATCTTTTGGGATTGCCGCTTCTAATATTATTAGAAAAAAGAAATATATTAATAAAAAATGACAGTAGCTCCTAATTTTAGGAGCTACTGCTTTACACGAACGGAGTATGACGGCGTATTATGCCATTCCTAAGTAAGCTTTTTGTACATTTTCATCTTTTAATAATAAATCAGAATCATTTTCGAGAATTATTTTACCCGTTTCCAATACATATCCATAATGAGATATTTTTAATGCCTGTGCAGCATTTTGTTCAACAAGTAAAATAGTGCCGCCATTTTCATTTATTATCTTGATAATGTCAAAAACTTCTGATACTAATACAGGTGCAAGCCCTAAAGATGGTTCATCCATCATAATAACATCTGGTCTGCTCATTAATGCTCTGCTAATAGCAAGCATTTGTTGTTCCCCGCCAGATAATGTTCCACCAAGTTGTTTTAATCGTTCTTTCAGTCTTGGAAAAAGGTTATAAACCCAATGTAAATCCCTTTCAATTTCCTCTTTATCAGTCCTATTGAAAGCACCCATCATTAAATTTTCATATACTGTAAGATTTGGAAAAATACGTCTTCCTTCTGGAACTAAAGCAATACCCATTCTATTAATCTCATGAGGAGACTTTCCTGCTATATTATTATTTTTATATAATATTTCACCTTCTTTTGGTTTAACCATTCCAGCAATAGAAGAAAGAGTGGAAGTTTTGCCTGCTCCATTTGCTCCGATTAATGTTATAATTTTACCTCTTGGAACTTTAATATTTATCCCTTTTACAGCGTGAATAGCACCATAATAAATATTAAGATTTTTTATTTCAAGAACAATTTCATTCTGCTTTTGCATTCTTCCACTCCTCTCCAAGATAAGCCTCGATAACTTTTGGATTGTTTTGTATATCTTTTGGCTCTCCTTCAGCTATAATAGCACCATAATCCAGAACCAAAATTCTTTCACATATTCCCATTACAACTTTCATATCATGTTCTATCAATAATATTGAAAGGTTGAAATCATCTCTGATTTGACGTATAAAATGCATTAATTCTTCAGATTCCTGAGGATTCATCCCTGCAGCAGGTTCGTCTAATAACAATACTTTTGGATGTGTTGCTAAAGCCCTTGCGATTTCTAATTTTCTTTGTAATCCGTATGGTAAAGAAGAAGCTTTTTCTTCTGCTAAGTCTAATAATCCAACTTTTTCTAAAAGCAATAATCCTTCTTTAATCATATCTTTTTCTTTATGTATATATCCAACTTTAGTTAAAGCCTTAATAAACCATAAAAAAGAACTTCCTTTCATTTTTTTTCCGTGTTTTTTGAGAATTTTATCCACATCAGTATTTGATAACATATGATGTTGAGCAACTATGACATTTTCTAAAACAGTCATGTCTTGAAAAAGTCTGATGTTTTGAAACGTTCGTGCAATTCCAAGATGAGTAATTTCATGAGGTTTAAATGGTGTGATATCTATTCCATCAAATATTACTTTTCCTTTTGTTGGTATATATATGCCAGTAATAACATTAAATGCAGTTGTTTTCCCAGCTCCGTTAGGGCCTATTAAACCAAGCAATTCACCTTCATATAATTGATTATGAAAGTCATTAACAGCAATAAGTCCCCCAAATTGCATGGTAATATGGTTCATTTCAAGAATTTTTTTCATTCAACATCACCTTCTTTTTTCATATATAACTCAACTATGGAAGTTTTTTTAACCTTTATTCCAAATAATTTTAAAAATTTTTCCCATGAAAATTCTGCTCTTCCCATAATACCTTTTTGCCAAAAAATCATAATAAATATAAATATAGCAGATATGACTAACATTCTCATTCCAGGAATACCTGGAACATGAACGCCAAATATATCAAAAGGTTCTTCTAAAGAACGTAAATATTCAAACATTAATGCAAATACACCAGCTCCTATGATAGATCCTGTTATACTTCCTAATCCTCCAAGCACTACCATAATTAAAATATAAAATGTTAACAGCGGTCCAAATGTTGTAATTCTTGGATCGATAGTTGTTAACCAATGTGCATATAATGCACCAGAAATTCCAGCAAAAAATGCTCCGAAAACAAAAGACATAAGTTCGTGTTTGAATACATTTATTCCCATTGATTCAGCTGCAATGGAATCTTCTCTGATAGCTATTAATGCTCTTCCATAAGAACTTTTAATTAAGCTTATTATAGCTATTAAAGTAATTAATAACCAACCCCATGACCAATAAAGATTAGTGTAATTTGGAAGTCCTTTTAATCCTAAAGGACCATTTGTTACGCTTATTAAATTATTGGCTAAAACTCTTGCAATTTCTGCAAATCCTAAACTTGCAATTGCTAAATAGTCACCTGATAATTTTAATGTTGGCCATCCAATTAAAAATGCAAATATAGCAGCTATAAGGCCACCGGCCAACGTAGCTATAAGGAAATTAGAATGTAAATTTAATAACCATGGTTGAATAGGTACTATTATATATGAAATTTCCTTTTGAAATGGTTCAAGAGTAAGTAATGCGGAAGTATATGCACCTAATAACACGAAACCAGCATGACCTAAAGAAAAAATGCCTGTAATACCGTTTATCAAATTTAAACTTACAGCCATAATTGCATATATAGGTATAAGAGTAAAAATTCTTAAAGTATAATCACTAAAATTTCCTTGAGCATAATATAGGAAAAGTGTAAATAAAGCAATAAATATAATGGTTAAAGTATAATTTAATTTCTTCA
The genomic region above belongs to Marinitoga sp. 1197 and contains:
- a CDS encoding ABC transporter ATP-binding protein; its protein translation is MKKILEMNHITMQFGGLIAVNDFHNQLYEGELLGLIGPNGAGKTTAFNVITGIYIPTKGKVIFDGIDITPFKPHEITHLGIARTFQNIRLFQDMTVLENVIVAQHHMLSNTDVDKILKKHGKKMKGSSFLWFIKALTKVGYIHKEKDMIKEGLLLLEKVGLLDLAEEKASSLPYGLQRKLEIARALATHPKVLLLDEPAAGMNPQESEELMHFIRQIRDDFNLSILLIEHDMKVVMGICERILVLDYGAIIAEGEPKDIQNNPKVIEAYLGEEWKNAKAE
- the dnaB gene encoding replicative DNA helicase, whose amino-acid sequence is MNKELTPPHNTEAEEALLGSIFLDPQVLPDVLEEIRSNDFYNQQYQIIFKIIEDLFDRGLPVDAISVMENLRNANLLEKAGGEDKLIYLAEVVPTPANVLYYAKIVKDKSLLRSLVSVSSEIVEATRTIGEAEEILDFAEKKIFEIAESRATRTYDSVPNIVHDVFEKLDELKKRASIEPNALVTGLPTGFISLDRLTSGFHRSDLIIIAARPSMGKTAFALNVASNLAIKYKIPIAMFNLEMSKEQLVQRILCAEAEVDLQKVRTGMLNNDDWDKLVNAAHKLSQSKIVVDDEPGLDPRTLRAKARRMKREYGIEAIFIDYLQLMSSKNRGSESRQQEISEISRSLKLLARELNVVIVALSQLSRAVEQREDKRPRLSDLRESGAIEQDADMVMFLYRDAYYKRKKESDKKDKNNENLILNHPHESELIIGKQRNGPVGTIKLMFDPKVTLFYEKDSIHSDSY
- the rnr gene encoding ribonuclease R; translation: MKENLKNKILKLIKNKPLLQKELYDKLKAKNKNEKKEIRNILKDLQEEGEVYKNSKNRFCIVGNNMKIGIIEFTRRGSMAFVTTKKGEEIAITLENTKNAMHKDLVLIEIVGSWRDLPKGKVLRVLKRNITKIVGIFEQKKLFGFVLPIDQKINTDFYVSPENFNKAKPGQIVEAKIIKYTRKNPEVKITKIIGNVNDPKVDLPIVIIKHDLPEPGVFPENVMKEALSIPKTIQKKDLKGRKDFRDELIVTIDGDNAKDFDDAVQVKKLDNGNYLLGVHIADVSNYVKEGSNLDKEAFKRGTSIYLIDTVIPMLPHELSDWICSLVEGEDRLTMSLLMEIDKDGEVVNFDVYNGIINSKKRLTYNKVNKILNNDADSELEKEIGWLRPNLELMKELMEIIRENRRRRGAILDIEGGEVKFIFDEKGNVEDIIPVERGISEVIIEEFMIKANETIASIFDSQGLPFIYRIHEEPDPDMLLQLKNYLEIVGLRYKFPKNIHPKLLQDMLEHLKDHPLRKSIQKLLVRSLKRAVYSDLNVGHFGLASQNYTHFTSPIRRYPDLIVHRLLKKYLKNKGTLKSKEIEKYSKLLPEIASHSSKRERVANEAEWDLNDMKKVEYITNHLGKTFEVYITNIMKFGMFVEIPEKFIQGLIHVSSMDDYYVYNEKQNVLIGEKTKKIYRLGDKLNAKVINANKLTAEIDFEIVEKDEDNIEKKLKQTFPNAKVKIKRKKKRK
- a CDS encoding QueT transporter family protein, with the protein product MKTKNMVLAGVVAALYVALTVLLQPISYGPMQVRVSEALTVLPFLNPVFIPALYIGAMLANVFGGFGAIDIFLGSALTLFAAYLTYKMPNKYLAPLPPVIVNAFGVSAYVAPLANVPYWPTVFWIGIGEFIACYLLGLPLLILLEKRNILIKNDSSS
- a CDS encoding ABC transporter ATP-binding protein; translated protein: MQKQNEIVLEIKNLNIYYGAIHAVKGINIKVPRGKIITLIGANGAGKTSTLSSIAGMVKPKEGEILYKNNNIAGKSPHEINRMGIALVPEGRRIFPNLTVYENLMMGAFNRTDKEEIERDLHWVYNLFPRLKERLKQLGGTLSGGEQQMLAISRALMSRPDVIMMDEPSLGLAPVLVSEVFDIIKIINENGGTILLVEQNAAQALKISHYGYVLETGKIILENDSDLLLKDENVQKAYLGMA
- a CDS encoding branched-chain amino acid ABC transporter permease, yielding MKKLNYTLTIIFIALFTLFLYYAQGNFSDYTLRIFTLIPIYAIMAVSLNLINGITGIFSLGHAGFVLLGAYTSALLTLEPFQKEISYIIVPIQPWLLNLHSNFLIATLAGGLIAAIFAFLIGWPTLKLSGDYLAIASLGFAEIARVLANNLISVTNGPLGLKGLPNYTNLYWSWGWLLITLIAIISLIKSSYGRALIAIREDSIAAESMGINVFKHELMSFVFGAFFAGISGALYAHWLTTIDPRITTFGPLLTFYILIMVVLGGLGSITGSIIGAGVFALMFEYLRSLEEPFDIFGVHVPGIPGMRMLVISAIFIFIMIFWQKGIMGRAEFSWEKFLKLFGIKVKKTSIVELYMKKEGDVE